One genomic window of Streptococcus mitis includes the following:
- the pulA gene encoding type I pullulanase produces the protein MYNYPMRIHYHRKNGEYDTCSFVKSQDQRIDLLTYKEDYFGALFSFEHPSAYALESLNFVVHTGQTSKEYAIRFNHYPLLTEVWILEGDDRIYYSENPAIASPFYKNQNPFAFDKAINSASFDHHWGYQGELGCHVEDNQAHFALWAPTATEVQVVVYESAANDAPVWKTFEMERGNSYSYNHKDNTIGVWSLDVEEDLTGKTYQYQVQFPHHQTLTRDPYTIATSPDGKRSAILSHEEKQVANFEVKHGSDATWRLANPCKAVICEMHIRDLTKSPTSGVDEHLRGTFLGAAQTGTVNQYGQSTAFDYIKKIGYNYVQLQPIADRHKEYDEDGKVTYNWGYDPQNYNAPETSLSTNPNDPAQVIRDLKTMVQAYHDAGIGVIMDVVYNHTFSVVDAPFQTTVPDYYYRMNPDGTFQNGTGVGNETASEHEMFRKYMIDSLLYWVQEYNIDGFRFDLMGIHDVKTMQMIRQSLDEIDPNIILYGEGWDMGTGLAPYDKAKKDNAYQMPNIGFFNDNQRDAVKGGEVYGAIKSGFVSGAATEPILAKAILGSRELGTYTHPNQVLNYVEAHDNYNLHDLLATLHPDQSSEQIMRKVETATAMNLLMQGMAFMEIGQEFGRTKLVATGENGELTHDDRERAMNSYNAPDSVNQVNWDLINERQDSIAFIRQMIRLKTESSAFSYPTYDEIYHHVFVHSANEHSGLIVYEIQGEDHLLVVFNAKGQDFQFENAGNLELLVTNSHLSDKDMVGGVSASVFKVL, from the coding sequence ATGTATAACTACCCTATGCGCATTCATTACCATCGCAAGAATGGAGAATATGACACTTGCTCTTTTGTAAAAAGTCAGGACCAGCGAATTGATTTGCTGACCTACAAAGAAGATTATTTTGGTGCCTTATTTAGTTTTGAACACCCAAGTGCTTATGCCCTAGAAAGCTTGAATTTTGTGGTTCATACAGGTCAAACCAGTAAGGAATATGCTATCCGTTTTAATCACTATCCTCTTTTAACAGAGGTCTGGATTTTGGAAGGGGATGATAGGATTTATTATTCTGAAAATCCTGCTATTGCAAGTCCTTTCTATAAAAATCAAAATCCTTTTGCCTTTGATAAGGCTATTAACAGTGCCAGTTTTGACCATCATTGGGGTTACCAAGGGGAATTGGGGTGCCATGTAGAGGATAATCAAGCTCATTTTGCTCTCTGGGCTCCAACAGCGACAGAAGTGCAGGTTGTCGTTTATGAATCAGCCGCTAATGATGCTCCTGTTTGGAAGACATTTGAGATGGAGAGAGGCAATAGCTATTCCTATAATCATAAGGACAATACAATCGGTGTCTGGAGTTTGGATGTTGAGGAAGATTTGACTGGAAAAACTTATCAGTATCAGGTCCAATTCCCTCACCACCAAACACTGACACGCGATCCTTATACCATCGCGACCAGTCCTGATGGCAAACGTTCAGCTATTCTGAGTCATGAAGAGAAGCAAGTTGCAAACTTCGAGGTTAAGCATGGTTCTGATGCTACTTGGCGCTTGGCAAATCCATGTAAGGCAGTTATTTGTGAAATGCACATTCGTGATTTGACCAAATCACCGACCTCGGGTGTAGATGAACATCTTAGAGGAACTTTCTTGGGTGCTGCTCAGACTGGAACGGTTAACCAGTACGGTCAGTCAACTGCTTTTGATTACATCAAGAAGATAGGCTACAATTATGTTCAATTGCAACCAATTGCAGACCGTCATAAAGAATATGATGAGGACGGGAAAGTAACCTATAACTGGGGGTATGATCCACAAAACTATAACGCACCAGAGACGAGCCTTTCTACTAATCCAAATGATCCAGCTCAGGTTATTCGCGATTTGAAGACCATGGTTCAAGCTTACCACGATGCGGGAATTGGTGTTATTATGGATGTGGTCTATAACCATACCTTCTCAGTTGTTGATGCACCTTTCCAAACAACAGTCCCTGATTACTATTATCGTATGAATCCAGACGGTACCTTCCAGAATGGAACGGGTGTTGGAAATGAAACTGCCAGCGAACATGAAATGTTCCGCAAGTATATGATTGATTCTCTTCTATACTGGGTGCAGGAATACAATATTGACGGCTTCCGTTTTGACTTAATGGGGATTCATGATGTCAAGACCATGCAGATGATTCGTCAGAGCTTGGATGAAATCGACCCTAACATTATCCTTTATGGAGAAGGATGGGATATGGGAACAGGTCTTGCGCCTTATGATAAGGCCAAGAAAGACAATGCCTACCAGATGCCAAATATTGGTTTCTTTAATGACAATCAGCGTGATGCTGTAAAAGGTGGAGAAGTTTATGGTGCTATCAAGTCAGGTTTTGTTAGTGGTGCTGCGACAGAGCCAATTCTAGCCAAAGCAATCCTAGGAAGTCGTGAATTAGGAACCTATACACATCCAAATCAAGTGCTTAACTATGTAGAGGCCCATGACAATTACAATCTTCACGATTTGTTGGCAACCCTACATCCAGACCAAAGTTCAGAGCAAATCATGCGCAAGGTTGAGACAGCCACAGCTATGAACCTACTCATGCAAGGGATGGCCTTTATGGAAATCGGTCAAGAATTTGGTCGTACCAAACTGGTTGCGACTGGTGAAAATGGTGAACTGACCCATGATGATAGAGAACGTGCTATGAATAGCTATAATGCTCCAGACAGTGTGAACCAAGTGAACTGGGACTTGATTAATGAGCGTCAAGATAGTATTGCATTTATCCGTCAGATGATTCGATTGAAGACAGAAAGCAGTGCCTTTTCTTACCCAACTTATGATGAAATTTACCATCATGTTTTTGTTCATTCAGCAAATGAACATAGTGGTTTGATTGTCTATGAGATTCAAGGGGAAGACCATTTACTGGTTGTATTTAATGCTAAAGGGCAAGACTTCCAGTTTGAAAATGCTGGAAATCTAGAACTATTAGTGACCAATAGCCATTTAAGTGATAAAGACATGGTTGGTGGCGTCAGTGCCAGCGTCTTTAAAGTTTTGTAG
- the glgB gene encoding 1,4-alpha-glucan branching protein GlgB, with amino-acid sequence MDKNNALKTFMTGENFHLQHYLGAHREEKNGEYGYTFRVWAPNAQAVHLVGDFTNWVEHQIPMERNEFGVWEVFTSLAQEGQIYKYHITRSNGHQLMKIDPLAVRYEARPGTGAILTDIPEKKWKDGLWLARRKRLSFEERPVNIYEAHAGSWKRNPDGSPYSFAQLKDELIPYLVEMNYTHIEFMPLMSHPLGLSWGYQLMGYFALEHAYGRPEEFQDFVEECHLNNIGVIVDWVPGHFTINDDALAYYDGTPTFEYQDHNKAHNYGWGALNFDLGKNEVQSFLISSIKFWIDFYHLDGIRVDAVSNMLYLDYDDAPWTPNKDGGNLNYEGYYFLQRLNNVIKLVHPDVMMIAEESSSATQITDTKDSDGLGFDYKWNMGWMNDILRFYEEDPIYRKYDFNLVTFSFMYVFKENYLLPFSHDEVVHGKKSMMHKMWGDRYNQFAGLRNLYTYQICHPGKKLLFMGSEYGQFLEWKSEEQLEWSNLEDPMNAKMKYFTSQLNQFYKDHRCLWEIDNSYDGIEIIDADNRDQSVLSFIRKGKKDDMLVCIFNMAPVERKDFTIGLPVAGIYEEVWNTELEEWGGVWKEHNQTVQTQEGLWKDYEQTLTFTLPAMGASVWKIKRRLKPTKTVTSKNQKGVENEE; translated from the coding sequence ATGGATAAGAATAATGCTTTAAAAACCTTTATGACAGGTGAAAATTTTCACCTCCAGCACTATCTGGGAGCTCATAGGGAAGAAAAAAATGGAGAGTATGGCTATACTTTTCGTGTGTGGGCGCCTAATGCTCAGGCTGTTCACTTGGTAGGGGATTTCACCAATTGGGTTGAACATCAAATTCCGATGGAACGGAATGAATTTGGAGTCTGGGAAGTCTTTACCAGTCTTGCTCAAGAAGGCCAAATTTATAAGTACCATATCACACGTTCAAATGGTCATCAGCTGATGAAGATTGACCCTTTGGCTGTACGATATGAGGCACGACCTGGGACTGGTGCTATTTTAACAGATATTCCAGAAAAGAAATGGAAGGACGGTCTCTGGCTAGCTCGTAGAAAACGTTTGAGCTTTGAAGAGCGTCCTGTCAATATTTACGAGGCTCATGCTGGCTCTTGGAAGAGGAATCCTGATGGCAGCCCCTATAGTTTTGCTCAATTGAAAGATGAACTCATTCCTTACTTGGTTGAGATGAATTATACTCACATTGAGTTTATGCCCCTGATGTCTCACCCACTAGGTTTGAGTTGGGGCTATCAGCTTATGGGTTACTTTGCTTTAGAGCATGCCTATGGTCGTCCTGAAGAGTTTCAAGATTTTGTTGAGGAATGTCACTTAAACAATATAGGCGTTATCGTAGACTGGGTACCTGGTCACTTTACTATTAATGATGATGCCTTGGCTTATTATGATGGAACACCGACTTTTGAATACCAAGACCATAATAAGGCTCATAACTACGGTTGGGGAGCTCTCAATTTTGACCTTGGAAAGAATGAAGTCCAGTCTTTCTTGATTTCTAGTATTAAGTTTTGGATTGACTTTTACCATTTGGACGGTATTCGCGTGGATGCAGTTAGCAACATGCTCTATCTTGACTACGATGATGCTCCATGGACACCTAATAAAGATGGTGGCAATCTCAACTATGAAGGATATTATTTCCTTCAACGCTTGAATAATGTGATTAAACTAGTTCATCCAGACGTGATGATGATAGCTGAGGAAAGTTCATCAGCTACTCAGATTACTGACACTAAGGATTCAGATGGTCTAGGATTTGACTACAAATGGAATATGGGTTGGATGAATGACATCCTCCGATTCTACGAAGAAGATCCGATTTATCGTAAATATGACTTTAACCTAGTGACTTTCAGCTTTATGTATGTCTTCAAGGAGAACTATCTCTTACCATTCTCACACGATGAAGTGGTTCATGGCAAGAAGAGTATGATGCACAAGATGTGGGGAGATCGTTATAATCAATTCGCAGGCTTGCGTAATCTCTACACTTACCAAATTTGTCACCCTGGTAAAAAATTGCTTTTCATGGGTAGTGAATATGGGCAATTCCTAGAATGGAAATCTGAAGAACAGTTGGAATGGTCTAATCTAGAAGATCCAATGAATGCTAAGATGAAGTATTTCACTTCTCAGCTAAACCAGTTTTACAAAGACCACCGCTGTCTGTGGGAAATTGATAACAGCTATGATGGTATTGAAATCATCGATGCGGATAATAGAGACCAGAGTGTTCTTTCCTTCATCCGTAAGGGTAAGAAGGATGATATGTTAGTCTGTATCTTTAACATGGCACCTGTTGAACGAAAAGATTTTACAATCGGACTTCCTGTTGCAGGGATTTACGAAGAGGTCTGGAATACTGAGTTAGAAGAGTGGGGAGGCGTTTGGAAAGAACATAATCAAACTGTGCAAACGCAAGAAGGGCTATGGAAAGATTATGAGCAGACCTTGACCTTTACCCTACCGGCTATGGGAGCAAGTGTTTGGAAAATCAAACGTCGCTTGAAACCTACTAAAACCGTCACAAGTAAAAACCAAAAAGGAGTAGAAAATGAAGAATGA